In Necator americanus strain Aroian chromosome IV, whole genome shotgun sequence, the following proteins share a genomic window:
- a CDS encoding hypothetical protein (NECATOR_CHRIV.G15587.T1), protein MSFRGGRGGGGGRGFRGSGRGGFRGGRGGGGDRGYDQGPPEEVIEVGEFTHTCEDDIVCKTTCGKIPFFNAPLYFKGKEKVGKIDEIFGSLLDNGFSVTLSDGVKAASFKVGQKLYIDPAKLMPIERFLPGAPRGGRGRGGRGRGGDRYRGGDRGDNFKCQGQHLRRIEQCTTLPC, encoded by the exons ATGTCATTTCGGGGAGGACGAGGTGGTGGGGGCGGTCGAGGATTTCGTGGTAGTGGAAGAGGAGGTTTTCGAGGTGGtcgtggtggcggtggtgatCGCGGCTACGATCAGGGACCACCGGAAGAG GTTATTGAAGTTGGAGAATTCACACATACGTGCGAAGATGATATTGTTTGCAAAACCACTTGtggaaaaattcctttcttcAATGCTCCTCTTTACTTCAAAGGTAAAGAAAAAGTGGGGAAAATTGAcgaaatttttggaagtttaCTGGATAAT GGTTTCTCTGTCACCTTGTCAGATGGTGTTAAAGCTGCTTCGTTCAAGGTTGGACAGAAGCTCTATATCGATCCAGCGAAACTCATGCCTATTGAAAG ATTTCTTCCGGGAGCTCCTCGCGGTGGACGTGGTCGGGGCGGGCGAGGCAGAGGAGGAGATCGATACCGTGGTGGCGATCGTGGAG ATAATTTTAAGTGTCAGGGTCAGCACCTACGAAGAATTGAACAGTGTACCACACTACCATGTTAA
- a CDS encoding hypothetical protein (NECATOR_CHRIV.G15587.T2), which yields MQVQLPIAGKEIEKRQHASRQIDVTLKPKNRTLIRVHYCGWSCNSCADYDMSFRGGRGGGGGRGFRGSGRGGFRGGRGGGGDRGYDQGPPEEVIEVGEFTHTCEDDIVCKTTCGKIPFFNAPLYFKGKEKVGKIDEIFGSLLDNGFSVTLSDGVKAASFKVGQKLYIDPAKLMPIERFLPGAPRGGRGRGGRGRGGDRYRGGDRGGVIVA from the exons ATGCAAGTGCAACTCCCAATAGCAgggaaagaaattgaaaagcgACAACATGCCTCGAGACAAATCGATGTCACCCTCAAACCGAAGAACCGAACACTCATTAGG GTTCACTACTGTGGTTGGTCCTGCAACTCTTGCGCCGATTACG ATATGTCATTTCGGGGAGGACGAGGTGGTGGGGGCGGTCGAGGATTTCGTGGTAGTGGAAGAGGAGGTTTTCGAGGTGGtcgtggtggcggtggtgatCGCGGCTACGATCAGGGACCACCGGAAGAG GTTATTGAAGTTGGAGAATTCACACATACGTGCGAAGATGATATTGTTTGCAAAACCACTTGtggaaaaattcctttcttcAATGCTCCTCTTTACTTCAAAGGTAAAGAAAAAGTGGGGAAAATTGAcgaaatttttggaagtttaCTGGATAAT GGTTTCTCTGTCACCTTGTCAGATGGTGTTAAAGCTGCTTCGTTCAAGGTTGGACAGAAGCTCTATATCGATCCAGCGAAACTCATGCCTATTGAAAG ATTTCTTCCGGGAGCTCCTCGCGGTGGACGTGGTCGGGGCGGGCGAGGCAGAGGAGGAGATCGATACCGTGGTGGCGATCGTGGAGGTGTGATTGTTGCttaa